CCATTCGAGTTTACGTAGAACTGCCAAAATCTGTCAGCGAAAAACAAGCTCAAGCATGGGTTAATGGTGTCTTGCAGGGTGTAAAGGAGTGGACTACTTATTTACCTTTGACAATAGTCGAACAGCCAGAAATTGCTGATATTACGATCGCGCGAAAAGCGCCACCTCTACAAATTTCCCCTGGTAGTAATATACCTCGTGCGCGATCAGCACAAACTACTTACCAGTTATATACCAGCAGCAAAATTTTATCCCACCGCTTTACCATCTTGATAAGCCCCAGTCAAACAGGTGAGTATCTCATTGCAGCTAGCCGCCACGAATTTGGCCATGCGTTGGGAATTTGGGGTCATAGTCCGCTACAAACTGATGCTTTATACTTTTCTCAAGTTCGTAACCCGTCGCCTATTTCTGCCAGAGATGTAAATACTCTAAAGCGGGTTTATGAACAGCCAACCAGTTTAGGATGGTCTTTAATGGATAATTCAAAGATTAATTGATCGATAGGTAGACTATAAGCTCGTCACTACGGAAAAATGCTAGTAATAGCGAAATAATGACATATTCGTACCAACTTGTACTTGATACTAATGTACTGCTTACTGGTTTACGATCTAATCGTGGTGCATCTTACAAACTGTTAACAATTCTGAATGATACACGTTGGCAGTTAAATGTCTCTACCACCTTAGTCTTCGAGTATGAAGAAATTCTCAAACGAGAAAAAGAGCAGCTTGGATTGAGCGATGAAGATATTGACAACGTTATTGAAGCTATTTGTAGAATCGCTAATAGATGTAGCATTTTCTATTTATGGCGGCCAGTAGCACGCGATCCTGATGATGATTTTCTCATCGATTTAGCTGTTGAATGCCAAGCCGACTTTATCATCACTTACAATAAAAAAGATTTACAAGCAGCCCAAAAATTCGGACTGACGGTAGTTTCACCCAAAGAATTCTTGCAAATAGTAGGAGAAATTCCATGACTAACTTAAATGTACAGCTACCCGAATCTTTATATAAACAAATTGAAGCTTTAGCAGCCAGAGAAAATATTTCTATTGAACAACTTGCAACTATTGCCTTATCTGCACAAGTTTCCGCATGGATGACCAAAGACTATTTGGAAGAAAAAGCCAAAAGCGGTAGTTGGCAAAAATTCCAGCAAGTTTTGAATAAAGTGCCTAACGTAGAACCAGAAGAATATGATAAGTTGTAGCGACTTAATTTTATGGTATTGATCAGTTAAAATATGAATATACCTTGCGCCAAGAATTAAAATTTAAGATTAAGGTAACTCAATTTTTATCTAAAATTTGCTCTAAGGAATAAGGACATGATTCAGGTAAATTGGTTAGCTTTGTTTTAGCTTTCACATAATCTAAGGCATTGCTATAAATTCTGCTGAAATTATCCTCTAAATGTTTGCGTATATTAGTGCTTAAATCTTCATTTACTTGATTACGAAAACTAATAATTTCTGCTGCCCAATGATTAGTATTTATTTGCTTTTCTAAATCCCAATATTGATAAAGTAATAAATGTCTAATAATCTGTTCTAATAAACTTTTTACTCGTCTTTTTTCATTTTTAGCCAAATCTTCCAATTCTTCTATTAAGTTTTCATAGTCAATGTCTGCTAATTGTCGATTTTTGAGACATTTAATAGTCTCCTCTAACCATTGCAGGTAATTGGATTCATATAATGTTTTTAGGTCAATAATTGCAGTCATTTTTTAATTTTATTATTTATTCCATTAAGCCATTCTAGCGTTGTATATACAATGTATTTTATATGTGTTGCTTGATGCGAGGGTTAAATTATGGAAAGCGAAGAATTTTTCCAGCGATATGATGCTGGAGAGCGGGACTTTAGCGGTGTTAATTTGAGAAGAGTTATGAATTTCCATTACAGAGTACCCATCTTTAGGGATGCCATACTCAAAGGTGCAAATCTGAGTGGAATCACTAGATATCATATTGATTTCAGTGGAGCCGACTTGAGTAACGCCTGTTTGGAAGGAACCGACATCAAGTACGC
This portion of the Nostoc sp. GT001 genome encodes:
- a CDS encoding peptidase; amino-acid sequence: MGKRTQHPILNTLINLISRRLIKALALFFGTGLLIVFTNIESIHGFTIISKYVYSDLIISLPTSPKPHPLPPTLAQWQDNTNSGDYFSQVTTTQVGYLVWSQFPIRVYVELPKSVSEKQAQAWVNGVLQGVKEWTTYLPLTIVEQPEIADITIARKAPPLQISPGSNIPRARSAQTTYQLYTSSKILSHRFTILISPSQTGEYLIAASRHEFGHALGIWGHSPLQTDALYFSQVRNPSPISARDVNTLKRVYEQPTSLGWSLMDNSKIN
- a CDS encoding putative toxin-antitoxin system toxin component, PIN family, which encodes MTYSYQLVLDTNVLLTGLRSNRGASYKLLTILNDTRWQLNVSTTLVFEYEEILKREKEQLGLSDEDIDNVIEAICRIANRCSIFYLWRPVARDPDDDFLIDLAVECQADFIITYNKKDLQAAQKFGLTVVSPKEFLQIVGEIP
- a CDS encoding DUF29 domain-containing protein, with amino-acid sequence MTAIIDLKTLYESNYLQWLEETIKCLKNRQLADIDYENLIEELEDLAKNEKRRVKSLLEQIIRHLLLYQYWDLEKQINTNHWAAEIISFRNQVNEDLSTNIRKHLEDNFSRIYSNALDYVKAKTKLTNLPESCPYSLEQILDKN